In Hydra vulgaris chromosome 06, alternate assembly HydraT2T_AEP, a genomic segment contains:
- the LOC100204108 gene encoding frizzled-1-like precursor (The RefSeq protein has 14 substitutions, 5 frameshifts compared to this genomic sequence), with amino-acid sequence MITITINLMALSLVISCFDYSESAANAECIPFAHHFQICNKMPYNTTMFPNLLEHRNPEEASLEVAQFKPLVKVGCSDDLEFFLCSVYAPVCLNHGPLPPCKPLCERARSGCISIMQKFGFIWPENIRCERYPDSTPNALCIDNAETKKPEEKVRVKNKTQSSYNDYRCKTDQQKDAKHYNFMGKPGCASECDPVYFTGKEKDFARNWVLFWSVVCLISTAFTLVTFFCLICQGSLSSKTYYIFIRCYFMISIAFFMWSLSDNAIACHKTDKGVELLNQGTENAACTVDFMFIYFFLMSASIWWVILTLTWFLAAGLKWGHEAIEASAQYFHAAAWAIPAAKTIAILAMNQVDGDLLSGICFVGGKNLSALRGFLLAPLFFYLVAGSVFLLAGFVALIRIRKVLKTDHSLRTDKLTKLMVRIGIFSLLYSLPAIIVIACLFYEQSYRLVWDKSWISAWLLMSESCGGQSCYHFVGEDRPDFAVFMIKYLMLLMVGITSGFWIWSGKTIQSWKQFYYKKILNKRPPKKIIFKDVSVLTNLTGKTTI; translated from the exons ATGATTAccataacaataaatttaatggTTTTGTCTTTGGTGATTAGCTGCTTCGACTATTCAGAAAGTGCTGCTAATGCCAAATGTATTCCATTTGCCcatcattttcaaatttgtagCAAAATGCCATATAACACAACAATGTTCCCCAATTTGTTAGAACATCGAAACCCTGAAGAAGCTAGTCTTGAAGTTGCCCAATTTAAACCGTTAGTTAAAGTTGGCTGTTCTGATGACTTAGAATTCTTTCTTTGTAGTGTATATGCACCTGTATGTCTCAACCATGGACCATTACCCCCATGTAAACCACTTTGTGAGCGAGCACGAAGTGGATGCATTACCATCATgcaaaaatttggttttatttggCCTGAAAATATACGATGTGAAAGATATCCAGATTCAACTCCAAATGCTCTTTGTGTTGACAATGCAGAGACCAAAAAACCTGAAGAAAAAGtaagagttaaaaataaaacccaatCAAGTTATAACGATTATCGATGTAAAACTAATCAACAAAAAGATGCCAAGCATTACAATTTCATGGGTAAACCTGGTTGTGCATCAGAATGTGACCCTGTTTATTTTACAGGGAAAGAAAAAGACTTTGCTAGAAATTGGGTTTTATTTTGGTCTGTTGTTTGTCTAATTTCAACAGCATTCACTCTTGTGACATTTTTT TTGATATGTCAAGGTT CGTTATCCTGAAAGAcctattatatttttatcaggT GCTACTTTATGATTTCCATTGCATTT ATGTGGT CTTTATCTGATAATGCAATAGCTTGTCACAAAACCGATAAAGGGGTTGAGTTATTAAACCAAGGTACTGAAAATGCAGCTTGTACTGtagattttatgtttatttacttttttttaatgtctgcATCTATTTGGTGGGTAATTTTGACATTGACATGGTTTCTAGCTGCTGGGTTAAAATGGGGACATGAAGCTATTGAAGCAAGTGCACAATACTTTCATGCTGCTGCATGGGCTATTCCTGCTGCCAAAACAATAGCAATTTTAGCTATGAATCAAGTTGATGGTGATTTGCTATCTGGCATATGTTTTGTTGGTGGTAAAAATTTATCAGCTCTTAGAGGATTCCTTTTAgtgcctttatttttttatttagttgctgGATCAGTATTTCTTTTAGCAGGTTTTGTTGCTCTAATTCGCATAcgaaaagtattaaaaacagACCACTCACTTCGCACTGATAAGCTAACAAAGCTAATGGTTAGGATtggaatattttctttgttatatTCTTTACCTGCCATTATTGTTATTGCTTGTCTGTTTTATGAACAAACTTACAGATTTGTATGGGATAAATCATGGATAAGTGCGTGGCTTCTTATGTCTGAGAGCTGTGGTGGACAGTCTTGTTATCATTTTGTTGGAGAAGATCGCCCTGATTTTGCTGTGTTTATGATAAAGTACTTGATGTTACTGATGGTCGGTATTACTAGTGGATTTTGGATATGGTCAGGTAAAACTATTCAGTCTTGGAAacgattttattataaaaaatttttaaataaaagacccccaaagaaaatgatttataaaGATGTTTCTGTGCTTACAAATCTAACAGGAAAAACaacaatttag